A window of Corallococcus macrosporus DSM 14697 contains these coding sequences:
- a CDS encoding universal stress protein — translation MSIVCATNFSDSARRASTLAAELARKAGTSLWLVHVLNSDSVRAFGKALLGSAEAVLSDETKRLEKLGAKVQPVLLQGEPAVMVDQFCREQGASLVVASRGGDESPFGGEGGTVDRMAQSLTVPLLALRDPAPLEAWARGEQPLKVLLGVDRSLPFEAARDWVLTLSKGGRVEVVGGRVYWPEEEARRLGMRQALAYGEAPPELQQALERESAELLAPLAQGGTPVRSRVEAGVGRIADHLVELADQERVDLLVVGTHHRRALGRLWSVSRHALRLARMSVVCVPVQAMAVGAETPLPEYREVMVATDFSETGNRAVAHAFALAAPGGTVHLVHATESKPSLEEEARMREQLSTLVPKGAKDRHARLEVIPGGKDVVATLAQTAERLGVSAIVMGTHGRSGLKRAVLGSVTQSLLLRTDRPVLVVRPPAD, via the coding sequence ATGTCCATTGTCTGCGCCACCAACTTCTCTGATTCCGCGCGCCGCGCCTCCACGCTGGCCGCGGAGCTGGCCCGCAAGGCCGGCACGTCCCTGTGGCTGGTCCATGTCCTCAACTCCGACTCCGTGCGCGCCTTCGGCAAGGCCCTGCTGGGCTCCGCCGAGGCGGTGCTGAGCGACGAGACGAAGCGCCTGGAGAAGCTGGGCGCGAAGGTGCAGCCGGTGCTCCTCCAGGGCGAGCCCGCGGTGATGGTGGACCAGTTCTGCCGGGAGCAGGGGGCCTCGCTGGTGGTGGCGTCGCGGGGCGGGGATGAGTCGCCCTTCGGCGGTGAGGGCGGCACGGTGGACCGGATGGCGCAGTCGCTGACGGTGCCGCTGCTCGCCCTGAGGGACCCGGCGCCGCTGGAGGCGTGGGCTCGGGGGGAGCAGCCCCTCAAGGTCTTGCTGGGCGTGGACCGCTCGCTGCCCTTCGAGGCCGCGCGGGACTGGGTGTTGACGCTGAGCAAGGGCGGCCGCGTGGAGGTGGTGGGCGGACGCGTGTACTGGCCCGAGGAGGAGGCCCGTCGCCTGGGGATGCGGCAGGCCCTGGCCTACGGCGAGGCCCCGCCCGAGCTGCAGCAGGCGCTGGAGCGCGAGAGCGCGGAGCTGTTGGCCCCGCTGGCGCAGGGCGGGACACCCGTGCGCTCCCGCGTGGAGGCGGGCGTGGGGCGCATCGCCGACCACCTGGTGGAGCTGGCGGACCAGGAGCGCGTGGACCTGCTGGTGGTGGGCACGCACCACCGGCGCGCGCTGGGACGGCTGTGGAGCGTGTCGCGCCATGCGCTGCGGCTGGCGCGCATGTCCGTGGTGTGCGTGCCCGTGCAGGCGATGGCGGTGGGCGCGGAGACGCCGCTGCCGGAGTACCGCGAGGTGATGGTGGCCACGGACTTCTCGGAGACGGGCAACCGCGCGGTGGCCCATGCCTTCGCGCTGGCGGCCCCGGGCGGCACCGTGCACCTGGTGCATGCCACCGAGTCGAAGCCGTCACTCGAGGAGGAGGCCCGGATGCGCGAGCAGCTCTCGACGCTCGTCCCCAAGGGCGCGAAGGACCGGCACGCGCGGCTGGAGGTCATCCCCGGTGGCAAGGACGTGGTGGCCACGCTCGCGCAGACGGCGGAGCGGCTGGGCGTGAGCGCCATCGTCATGGGAACGCATGGGCGGTCCGGCTTGAAGCGCGCGGTGCTGGGCTCGGTGACGCAGTCGCTGCTGCTGCGCACGGACCGGCCCGTGCTGGTGGTGCGGCCCCCGGCGGACTGA
- a CDS encoding 2-hydroxyacid dehydrogenase, producing MRVAVFDTHRYDRDALEAANARFGHALTYFEPRLTRQTAPLAEGFPAVCSFVNDKVDAATLEVLREGGVRLVAARSAGYNHVDLEAARRLGLRVTRVPEYSPHAVAEHAVALVLSLNRHIPRAFSRVRDWNFSLDGLVGFDLAGKTVGIVGTGRIGRVAARIFKGFGCDVLCYDVAPDAAFERELGVRYAALDTLFAESDVLSLHVPLTPGTRHLVDAAALARMKRGVLLINTGRGALIDSRALVAALKAGHVGGAGLDVYEEEEGVFFQDLSGQVLQDDVLARLLTFPNVLITSHQAFLTHEALANIAETTLASIKAFERGEPLLNEVRAEQVLRAR from the coding sequence ATGCGGGTGGCCGTCTTCGACACACACCGATACGACCGGGACGCGCTGGAGGCCGCCAACGCGCGTTTTGGACATGCGCTCACCTACTTCGAGCCGCGCCTGACGCGCCAGACGGCGCCGCTGGCGGAGGGGTTCCCCGCGGTGTGCTCCTTCGTCAACGACAAGGTGGACGCGGCCACGCTGGAGGTGCTGCGCGAAGGCGGGGTGCGGCTCGTGGCGGCGCGCTCGGCGGGCTACAACCACGTGGACCTGGAGGCGGCGCGGCGGCTGGGCCTGCGCGTCACGCGCGTGCCGGAGTACTCACCGCACGCGGTGGCCGAGCACGCGGTGGCGCTGGTGCTGTCCCTCAACCGCCACATCCCGCGCGCCTTCTCGCGCGTGCGGGACTGGAACTTCTCGCTCGACGGGCTGGTGGGCTTCGACCTGGCCGGCAAGACGGTGGGCATCGTGGGCACGGGCCGCATCGGCCGGGTGGCGGCGCGCATCTTCAAGGGCTTCGGCTGCGACGTGCTCTGCTACGACGTGGCGCCGGACGCGGCCTTCGAGCGCGAGCTGGGCGTGCGCTACGCCGCGCTGGACACGCTCTTCGCCGAGTCGGACGTCCTCTCCCTGCACGTCCCGCTGACGCCGGGCACGCGGCACCTGGTGGACGCGGCGGCGCTGGCGCGGATGAAGCGCGGCGTGCTGCTCATCAACACGGGCCGCGGCGCGCTCATCGACAGCAGGGCCCTGGTCGCCGCGCTCAAGGCCGGCCACGTCGGCGGCGCCGGGTTGGATGTGTATGAAGAAGAGGAGGGCGTCTTCTTCCAGGACCTCTCCGGGCAGGTGCTCCAGGACGACGTGCTGGCGCGGCTGCTGACCTTTCCGAACGTGCTCATCACGTCGCATCAGGCCTTCCTCACGCATGAGGCGCTCGCCAACATCGCCGAGACGACGCTGGCGAGCATCAAGGCCTTCGAGCGGGGCGAGCCCCTGCTGAACGAGGTGCGCGCCGAGCAGGTGCTCCGCGCGCGTTGA
- a CDS encoding nicotinate phosphoribosyltransferase yields the protein MDWPEDTALLTDLYQLTMTEAYLEEGMWDEAVFSLFARRLPPRRNYLLAAGLDDALKYLEHLRFGAEALDWLAAQGRFSDRLLGWLERFRFSGDVDAVAEGTPVFPEEPLLEVRAPLPEAQLVETYLLNQVHFQTTVASKAARVVTAAAGRHVMEFGLRRHHGTDAGLKVARAAYLAGVDSTSNVLAGKRYGIPLAGTMAHSYVQAHDDELEAFRAFTRVHPDATLLVDTYDTLRGVQHVIRLARELGEDFQVSSIRLDSGDLLALSKAARELLDEAGLEQVRVYASGGLDEDAVARLVAYGAPIDSFGVGTAMGVSSDAPALDMAYKLVAYAGRPRVKLSSGKLLLPGAKQVYRREVDGVARGDVLTCRGDVAPGRPLLQPVMRGGQRLPGASPTLEDLREYARREVSRLPPEIRALAPARPPYPMELGQALQRAREHEVELWSVAT from the coding sequence ATGGACTGGCCGGAAGACACCGCGCTGCTGACGGACCTCTACCAACTGACGATGACGGAGGCCTACCTCGAGGAGGGCATGTGGGACGAGGCCGTGTTCAGCCTCTTCGCGCGCAGGCTCCCGCCCCGGCGCAACTACCTGCTGGCGGCGGGGCTCGACGATGCGCTCAAGTACCTGGAGCACCTGCGCTTCGGCGCGGAGGCGCTGGACTGGCTGGCCGCGCAAGGGCGCTTCTCGGACCGGCTGCTCGGCTGGCTCGAACGCTTCCGCTTCAGCGGTGACGTGGACGCCGTCGCGGAGGGCACGCCGGTGTTCCCCGAGGAGCCGCTGCTGGAGGTGCGCGCCCCGCTGCCGGAGGCGCAGCTCGTGGAGACGTACCTCCTCAACCAGGTGCACTTCCAGACGACGGTGGCCTCCAAGGCCGCGCGCGTGGTGACGGCCGCCGCGGGGCGCCACGTCATGGAGTTCGGCCTGCGGCGCCACCACGGCACGGACGCCGGGCTGAAGGTGGCGCGCGCGGCGTACCTGGCGGGCGTGGACTCCACCTCCAACGTGCTGGCGGGGAAGCGGTATGGGATTCCGCTCGCGGGCACCATGGCGCACAGCTACGTGCAGGCGCACGACGACGAGCTGGAGGCCTTCCGCGCCTTCACGCGCGTCCACCCGGACGCCACGCTGCTGGTGGACACCTACGACACGCTGCGCGGCGTGCAGCATGTCATCCGGCTGGCGCGGGAGCTGGGCGAGGACTTCCAGGTGAGCTCCATCCGCCTGGACTCGGGGGACTTGCTCGCGCTGTCGAAGGCGGCGCGGGAGCTGCTCGACGAGGCCGGACTGGAGCAGGTGCGCGTGTACGCGAGCGGCGGGCTGGACGAGGACGCGGTGGCGCGGCTGGTGGCGTACGGGGCCCCCATCGACAGCTTCGGCGTGGGCACGGCCATGGGCGTGTCGTCGGACGCGCCCGCGTTGGACATGGCCTACAAGCTGGTGGCGTACGCGGGGCGTCCCCGGGTGAAGCTGTCCTCGGGGAAGCTGCTGCTCCCGGGCGCGAAGCAGGTCTACCGGCGGGAGGTGGACGGCGTGGCGCGCGGCGACGTGCTCACGTGCAGGGGAGACGTGGCCCCCGGGCGGCCCTTGCTCCAACCCGTGATGCGAGGAGGACAGCGGCTGCCCGGCGCGTCCCCCACGCTCGAGGACCTCCGCGAATACGCGCGCCGCGAAGTGTCACGGCTGCCGCCGGAGATTCGCGCCCTGGCCCCCGCCCGGCCGCCCTACCCCATGGAATTGGGACAGGCGTTGCAGCGGGCCCGCGAGCACGAAGTGGAGCTGTGGTCCGTGGCGACGTGA
- a CDS encoding DUF5953 family protein, with protein MTQRRTLDLITYAPALVGKDGRTTDVIHGLEKALPGLRLEWRLSAGGRPIPLPQRDAWVVGSIADGEFPIVCNGDANHPVTVSGCENPGCLSPGGQPQFEVHAKMPLDEPVIAAAAALLESVAEGARAFWGRATPHDAAVDIAYQTAPTLQGPPSPRRGLPALKLFQHLRSPEIPYYLGWLNYWSAAAAKAIGFPDPARDADLLSRARRTASGGWVVQLTDAPLDLENPAHLDALKRAYERFPEIGGRAAP; from the coding sequence ATGACTCAGCGAAGAACTCTCGATCTTATCACCTACGCCCCTGCGCTCGTGGGCAAAGACGGGCGCACGACCGACGTCATCCATGGCTTGGAAAAGGCGCTCCCTGGCTTGCGTCTGGAATGGAGGCTCTCCGCGGGAGGGCGCCCCATCCCATTGCCACAGCGCGACGCATGGGTGGTAGGGAGTATTGCGGACGGGGAATTCCCTATTGTGTGCAACGGGGACGCGAATCATCCCGTGACAGTTTCTGGATGTGAAAATCCGGGTTGCCTGAGCCCAGGCGGTCAGCCCCAGTTTGAAGTCCACGCGAAAATGCCACTGGACGAGCCCGTCATCGCCGCAGCGGCGGCTCTGCTTGAATCCGTGGCGGAGGGGGCGCGCGCCTTCTGGGGACGTGCGACGCCGCACGACGCCGCGGTGGACATCGCGTATCAGACCGCACCCACGCTGCAAGGGCCGCCGTCCCCGCGCCGGGGGCTGCCTGCCCTGAAACTCTTCCAGCACCTCCGCTCGCCCGAGATTCCCTATTACCTTGGGTGGCTGAACTACTGGTCTGCCGCTGCCGCGAAGGCCATCGGATTCCCGGACCCGGCCCGGGATGCGGACCTGCTCTCACGCGCGCGGCGCACGGCCTCGGGCGGGTGGGTCGTGCAGCTCACGGATGCGCCGCTTGACCTGGAAAACCCCGCGCATCTGGACGCGCTCAAACGGGCCTACGAGCGCTTCCCGGAGATCGGCGGACGCGCAGCCCCTTGA
- a CDS encoding DUF6310 domain-containing protein translates to MRLRACVALLLFLSACATSSSNPQGRAARSQRVANLQRAATLPWADGGRCVVREASNEWAVLVERCYHALDHDRIEFRDVTGRCAVASAGAAAIGLGVCILIAPEIVIGAVIVAGTVAVAVAIKEELDAHRRASRERARREAQTRPSNAQERLVRREPTPEPSAQDWFPPVPAEPLERERRPECRPIPVPRASKDAPHNECADMFPPNRYPGMDVSVGGIRFDALQAGGRVLWEIKTHRFDRYNAFVREIEIRKELKQVRKEHAIAVACGYDFVIGVSTQAHKDALLREAPFLNIVVTGCTR, encoded by the coding sequence ATGCGACTTCGCGCCTGCGTCGCACTGCTGCTCTTTCTCTCAGCTTGCGCTACGTCGTCCTCGAACCCACAAGGACGAGCGGCTCGGAGCCAGAGGGTCGCCAACCTCCAACGGGCGGCGACGCTGCCGTGGGCGGACGGGGGACGATGCGTGGTGCGGGAGGCTTCCAACGAATGGGCCGTGCTTGTGGAGCGGTGCTATCACGCGCTCGACCATGACCGGATCGAGTTTCGCGATGTCACGGGAAGATGCGCCGTCGCCTCCGCGGGCGCTGCGGCGATTGGATTGGGTGTCTGCATCCTGATAGCACCCGAGATAGTTATTGGGGCCGTGATTGTCGCAGGCACGGTCGCGGTGGCGGTCGCCATCAAAGAGGAGTTGGATGCACATCGGCGGGCTTCGCGAGAGCGAGCCAGGCGCGAGGCTCAAACGCGGCCATCCAATGCACAGGAACGTCTGGTGCGCCGCGAGCCCACTCCCGAGCCATCAGCGCAGGACTGGTTCCCTCCGGTGCCGGCCGAGCCCTTGGAGCGAGAACGCCGCCCGGAGTGCAGGCCCATCCCGGTGCCGCGCGCATCCAAGGACGCCCCGCACAACGAGTGCGCCGACATGTTTCCGCCGAACCGTTATCCTGGAATGGACGTCAGCGTAGGCGGAATACGCTTCGATGCGCTGCAAGCCGGTGGGCGCGTGCTGTGGGAGATCAAGACCCATCGGTTTGATAGGTACAATGCCTTTGTCCGGGAAATAGAGATCAGGAAGGAACTCAAGCAGGTCAGAAAGGAGCACGCCATCGCCGTTGCTTGTGGATATGACTTCGTCATCGGGGTGAGCACCCAAGCGCACAAAGACGCTCTGCTGCGAGAGGCGCCGTTCCTTAATATCGTCGTCACGGGATGCACGCGATGA
- a CDS encoding serine/threonine-protein kinase has product MLFSRSQTFPKGTVLFARKGALYELVEDLGAGPHGERLLLAHKRVKDGRAARVLLKALPLSNASAPMKEARERLEEEVRLASFLKHPNIARVHGMHKARRVLFVMTEAVPGYSLNTLLEVAFARGRTFPEPFMLYVGAQVAGALAHAHACRSPTGAPLGIVHRAIDPGRIRVGLDGQVKLMDFGLASARLPGTRSTRRPGARGEVYWASPEALLGQPEDGRSDLFALGLVLLEFATGTHLLSAYRMLLQDLWALVPEGEAEALRALIDRTRSAWAGVDPEETIVRAATLSHADVVAATRSLSEPVRAIFHKLLRRAPSERYASALTLQDDLAQALRTHGSYTARTATREIQTALREAGEALAGEEEGAWGAPHEDAITTEPSPA; this is encoded by the coding sequence ATGCTCTTCTCTCGTTCCCAGACCTTCCCCAAGGGGACGGTGCTCTTCGCTCGCAAGGGGGCCCTGTACGAGTTGGTGGAGGACCTGGGCGCGGGGCCTCATGGTGAGCGGCTGCTGCTGGCCCACAAGCGCGTGAAGGATGGGCGCGCCGCCCGTGTCCTCCTCAAGGCGCTGCCCCTGTCCAACGCCTCGGCGCCCATGAAGGAGGCGCGCGAGCGGCTGGAGGAGGAGGTCCGGCTGGCGTCCTTCCTGAAGCACCCGAACATCGCCCGCGTCCATGGCATGCACAAAGCCAGACGTGTGCTGTTCGTGATGACCGAGGCGGTCCCGGGGTACTCGCTCAACACCCTGCTCGAAGTGGCCTTCGCGCGCGGGCGTACCTTCCCCGAGCCCTTCATGCTGTATGTGGGCGCCCAGGTGGCGGGGGCGTTGGCGCACGCGCACGCCTGCCGGAGCCCCACCGGAGCGCCGCTGGGCATCGTGCACCGCGCGATTGACCCGGGGCGCATCCGCGTGGGGCTGGATGGGCAGGTGAAGCTGATGGACTTCGGCCTCGCGTCCGCGCGGCTGCCAGGAACACGCTCCACGCGCCGCCCCGGCGCTCGGGGAGAGGTCTACTGGGCCTCGCCCGAGGCGCTGCTGGGTCAGCCCGAGGATGGGCGCTCGGACCTCTTCGCCCTGGGGCTGGTGTTGCTGGAGTTCGCCACCGGGACGCACCTGCTCAGCGCCTACCGGATGTTGCTCCAGGACTTGTGGGCGTTGGTGCCCGAGGGCGAGGCGGAGGCGCTGCGCGCGCTCATCGACCGGACGCGGAGCGCCTGGGCGGGGGTGGATCCGGAGGAGACCATTGTACGGGCGGCCACCCTCTCCCACGCGGACGTGGTGGCGGCGACGCGGTCGCTGTCCGAGCCTGTCCGGGCCATCTTCCACAAACTGCTGCGGCGCGCGCCGTCGGAGCGGTATGCCTCCGCGCTGACGCTCCAGGACGACCTGGCCCAGGCGCTGCGGACGCATGGGAGCTACACCGCCCGGACTGCGACGCGGGAAATCCAGACGGCGCTGCGGGAGGCCGGCGAGGCGCTGGCTGGTGAGGAGGAGGGCGCATGGGGGGCGCCGCACGAGGACGCCATCACCACGGAGCCGAGCCCGGCGTGA